Genomic window (Bdellovibrionales bacterium):
CGAGCAATCATCAGGTAGGCTAAGGCGCCAAACAATCCCGAGGCGATAGCGAGGACTGCTCCAAGAAAGGAACCATCGATTTTTACATTGGCACACATCATATAAAGACCGAAGATGGAACCTACTATGGCAAGCCAGTTCAGCGGGTTGACCCTCTGCCTCGCGATCAAAGGCGAAAGAGCGGCGATAAAAATGCCGCTGCTCGCCCCCAAGAATGCAGTTTGGCCGCTACCAACTAAGGCGACTGCCGCAAAATAGGTCGTAACCGTCATCGCACCGAACACTCCCCATAGCCAGAGAGCTCTATGCCTAAGCGGAGATAAAATGAGCCGACAATTTGTTCTTATAAACGGAAGTGAGATGAAAAGGAGATTCGCTATCACCCGAACAAAGCTTCCAGCCAAACTCGAAAAACTTGGATCTTCTTGATGGGCCGCAAAAAACGCGGCGCCCGTCGCCGCCGAAAAGATGCAGGCGACAAGAATGGCTGTTTGGCCGCGTTGCTCTACGATAGCGCTCCCACTCAACTCAATAGCTTCGGCGGTTCCATTTTTTAAGAACATCTACTGATCTGCCAGAGGCATGCCGATTTCGCTTAAAGGCAGAAAATAGGCCTCGACAGGTAGTCCATGACTTTGGAAATCTCCGTGAGGATCGCGAATGTAGCCTCTCTTTTTGTAAAGGTTTGCGACACCATCTGCACCTTTCTGTACGT
Coding sequences:
- a CDS encoding DMT family transporter: MFLKNGTAEAIELSGSAIVEQRGQTAILVACIFSAATGAAFFAAHQEDPSFSSLAGSFVRVIANLLFISLPFIRTNCRLILSPLRHRALWLWGVFGAMTVTTYFAAVALVGSGQTAFLGASSGIFIAALSPLIARQRVNPLNWLAIVGSIFGLYMMCANVKIDGSFLGAVLAIASGLFGALAYLMIARTKSTYSTSQIMMTWCLSAITAHLLIFCFHNVTWPTRPGVWSLLLLAGLAASLSQHLTTYAFQRAPASQIASLSYLAPVLSLILDMILFGFIPTATAGIGASIIFTFGVVVPVLKRT